The Calothrix sp. PCC 7507 DNA segment ATATACTTCTAATGGCAATGTTGGAAAAGTCATTTGCGCCGTGGCTATAACTGTTTGCTGATAATCTCCTCTTGACTGCATTTTGCCAATTAACCCCGACAGATGCAGAGCATGACTATTTCCCAAATACCAAATACGCTGCTGCCCACTAACACGCTCACCCTTAGGGAAAGAACATCTCGATTTTGCAATGTCAGTAGTAGAGACAGACATTCCTTTACCCTGGAAAAATGAACAATCATAAAGTTTAATGCCTTGGACAGTCAAATTCTCAGTTTCAACAGAATGCCTACTACCTAAGAAGATTCGGTCACTCAACGAGTTAGATAGTAGCAGCAGGAGTACTGAAGCAATTACACAGGCACTTATCCCATAACCAATCGTCCGCCAACGCAGCACAGACCAGTCAGAACGACGCAGCGGTATCTCCACATACCGATAAGAAAATACTGCCAGCAATAGCATCAAGGCGACCTGAAATGGGACAGACCACCAGTGAATGCCAATAGTCCAGCGACTAAGTGAGAGAACGCCCCAATGCCAGAGATAAAGTGAGTATGAAATCAGACCGATGTAAACAACTTGCGGATGGGTAAATAGTGAATATCCAGCAGTTCCAGTGTGAAGGCAAGCAATTAAAACTGAGGTGAAAAGTACAACAGCAATGGTTGCTTTAGCGGCAAATTGGAGCGGGATAAACAAAACTGCAACAATGCCAGCAGTTACTACTAAGGGTGGGATGCTCTGCAAACGAACCCGCAAACCACTGGGATGCTTCAGACCGAGAAACAGCAAGCAACCAGCACCCATCTCCCAAAAACGAGTGGGCATCAAAAAGTAAGCAGCAGGTTGGTTTATTCGGTAAATATGGACAAAAGCAATCAAAGAAGCAATTGATAGTACCCCTGTCACCCAGAACAGATTTCTTGCCCCTTTGCTAGCCTGACGACCAAAACCAGTGAACCAGACCAGAAGTGGAAACAGAAAGTAGAACTGTTCTTCTACTCCCAAAGACCAAGTGTGTGTGAAAACATTTAGTTGTGTGGAGTCAGCAAAATAATTTGTAGACTGATTTAGCAGATAGAGATTAGAGCAGCCAAATAGAGCTGCGATCGCAGTCATTATCGAAAGACCTGGACTGGGATTAAAGAGGCAGATCAAAATACTGGTAATAACTACAAACATCACCAATGCTGGAACCAAGCGTTTCATACGTCTGGCATAGAAACCCACCAAAAAGTCGAAAAAATTCTTGCTGGAACGACCTGCTAACGAAGAAGTGATGACAAATCCAGAGATCACAAAAAAGATGTCTACGCCTAAATATCCGCTAGGCAGAAGATCTTTGTTGAAGTGGTTGATGATGACTGCAATCACCGCAAACGCTCTGATACCATCGATTTCTGGTCTATAGGAATGCTGATTAGCTCCAGATGTGGATGTCATTTGCACATGAGCAGGGAGCATTTCAGAGGCAAAGTGAGTTAAATCATCAATTATTTTTTGATAGAGATATCGCATTTTAAACATGGAAATCTAGATAAAGGCTGAACCTAATATTTTTTCCAATTAGTGGGCTTACATCGAGGAATGTCAAATTTTAGAATCGAACTAGCGAACACTCTTATGTATCCAATACATTTCCCAGGGCTTATCCCGATTAAATGGATTGTTAACCTGTTGATACCCGTTAGATTTTAGTAACTGAGAAATAGGTAGACGGATGGAGCCATCACATTCCAAAGTCAATGCCAGAAATTGATAGTCATCAAAGGGAAAAACTTCTAAAACATCTAACTCACTACCTTCAATATCAAAAGCAGCATAGTCGATCACCTTGGGGGCATGATATTTTTTTAGAAGTGCCTCTAGAGTTATTGCCTCTTTCTCAACTTCTCTACCTTTCTGAACCACAACATTTCCGGCTCTTCGGTTATTTTTATGGAGAACACGGTTCAAAACCCTTGAAAACCTTGCTCTGTAAGCATTTCATTCAAAACAGTGCCATGACTCTTTATAATCCTTGCCCCACATGGGTTTTGTTACAATCAATCCTCAATCACCATAAAAGGGACGCAAGAGCCACATTTCCCTGGTGCTTCACTTGTTCTAGGTTAGATTTAATTCCACTCAAATAGGGACTCACAGTATCGTCACTGCCTTCTATAAAGATGACTGTTCCAGGCTTGTTAGAAAGGCAAACTGGTTCACAAATACTATTCGGGCGATTAACAACGAGTTGTTCAAAGAAAGCATCATGAGGTTCGACACAAATTCCTGTCCACTCAAATTCTTTTTCCAGAACATAACAACTACTGGCTTCTTTACCATTGGCTGCTCCGACTTCTAAAAAGTATCCACCTCGTTTACCGGGAAAGATATATTCAGCAATCCAGCGGTCATTATTCGTTTCATTGTAATATTGCCTTTTCGCTGGGAGTATTGCTGGAGCAAATCGAGTTAGCCCATCAATCATTTTTCGATACAGGTATCCCATTTTGATTGGCTCCTTAAAAAGTTCAAATTTGCGAAAGCAGCCTCAAAATTACATCGGGAATTTGAGCCATATCTGTACCAAGTTCCAGTGCATAACAGGGAACCTGTTTAACTAAACTCGACATTAACTGAAAAGCCGATTGTCCACTGCCCGCCAATTGAAATATTGTGCTGGGTGCGAGCGCCCTTAATGCTGCACCTGCAGTTGTTGGACGCAAATGAGTATCTGGTTTCCCAGTCACTTGAGGAATTAGCACTGCTTTAATGGGAAAGCCACGCACAATCTTTTCAGGATGATGCTGATGCAGAAACAACATGGCTTTTTCTAGCCCTAAGCGATCAAGATTATTCACCAAGGGAGCTAAGTTTGGAAATCGCTCTAAATCCGCCTGTCCTTTCAGTTTTGCAGTGTTGTAAAGACTGTAAACATAAGGCTTTGGATCGGTGGAAACTAAACAATAATCATCGCTGGCATAGACGAGTGGACTATCAATGCAAGCCAATGCGGTGGACGATTTGCCTGATCCCCCTTTCCCTGCCAGTAAAACTCCGCCAGCAGGTGTTCCGACTGCTCCCGCATGAACATATTGATGCTGACGATCGCTTGTCCACCAATTCAAAATGGTTTGCAGTGGCGAACCTTTTTCCCAGTAAGGAATATCTTGGGCATCTTCAATCCAGTAACAGGCGAGATTCTGCTGACGATCCAGCACACTCAAAATATTCGGACCAATATGAAAATTTGTGCGAATGCGATCGCCATCGTAAGCTTTAATTTCCTTACGGGGTCCGAGATAATCCCAGCAGTGCAGCCGAATCAGTTCCAGCAGGCTGTCAATCAGGAGTGGTAATCGCGTACCAGTGGAGGCGTTATCCCAAAGGCAAATGGTCAAGTCAGGGTTTGCCGTTGGTTCTGTCGCCAAATGGGACAAGGCGGGCGTAATCTGGGGAATCAAACCCAAACCGGCAAAGCGCAGACAAAGGGTGTAGCCCCCAATTCTATAGAAATAATCGATTGCACTTGTAATCTGTGCT contains these protein-coding regions:
- a CDS encoding acyltransferase family protein, whose product is MFKMRYLYQKIIDDLTHFASEMLPAHVQMTSTSGANQHSYRPEIDGIRAFAVIAVIINHFNKDLLPSGYLGVDIFFVISGFVITSSLAGRSSKNFFDFLVGFYARRMKRLVPALVMFVVITSILICLFNPSPGLSIMTAIAALFGCSNLYLLNQSTNYFADSTQLNVFTHTWSLGVEEQFYFLFPLLVWFTGFGRQASKGARNLFWVTGVLSIASLIAFVHIYRINQPAAYFLMPTRFWEMGAGCLLFLGLKHPSGLRVRLQSIPPLVVTAGIVAVLFIPLQFAAKATIAVVLFTSVLIACLHTGTAGYSLFTHPQVVYIGLISYSLYLWHWGVLSLSRWTIGIHWWSVPFQVALMLLLAVFSYRYVEIPLRRSDWSVLRWRTIGYGISACVIASVLLLLLSNSLSDRIFLGSRHSVETENLTVQGIKLYDCSFFQGKGMSVSTTDIAKSRCSFPKGERVSGQQRIWYLGNSHALHLSGLIGKMQSRGDYQQTVIATAQMTFPTLPLEVYDWLPKNDWKQKDLLNQEKTIKYVLANVKSGDIIVLGNDLGNLFGWYPGKWETERQRNLQFLPGWIKNLDTFIKTADARGASVIAFLPMPRFQSMPKDFTTENCYKQWFRPFLTNDCYLFADRIKLRQGLTEVTDSLKTLSKSNSNFYLFDPFDRLCPKDLKNCSTVLSDRVIFRDSHHINNYGGELLFDDFYALLLHYKLLKTP
- a CDS encoding FkbM family methyltransferase; amino-acid sequence: MNRVLHKNNRRAGNVVVQKGREVEKEAITLEALLKKYHAPKVIDYAAFDIEGSELDVLEVFPFDDYQFLALTLECDGSIRLPISQLLKSNGYQQVNNPFNRDKPWEMYWIHKSVR
- a CDS encoding HPr kinase, yielding MTNLALPSQSHPNLSIAEADRLAFFHLVYEGFQRAAQITSAIDYFYRIGGYTLCLRFAGLGLIPQITPALSHLATEPTANPDLTICLWDNASTGTRLPLLIDSLLELIRLHCWDYLGPRKEIKAYDGDRIRTNFHIGPNILSVLDRQQNLACYWIEDAQDIPYWEKGSPLQTILNWWTSDRQHQYVHAGAVGTPAGGVLLAGKGGSGKSSTALACIDSPLVYASDDYCLVSTDPKPYVYSLYNTAKLKGQADLERFPNLAPLVNNLDRLGLEKAMLFLHQHHPEKIVRGFPIKAVLIPQVTGKPDTHLRPTTAGAALRALAPSTIFQLAGSGQSAFQLMSSLVKQVPCYALELGTDMAQIPDVILRLLSQI